A stretch of Campylobacter volucris DNA encodes these proteins:
- the motA gene encoding flagellar motor stator protein MotA produces MDLSTILGMVLAVVSISVGDILEGGNPLHVIHLSSFLIVMPTAAFCAMTSTHKHIVKGAYKELKVVFKGSGVNLSQRIAELVEYSTIARRDGLLALESKTNEVDNEFLKDAMMMMVDGKSIDEIKENMEIQIEEMEEYYKECAEYWIRFGETCPTMGLVGAVFGLMLALTLLDDPQAMAMGISGAFTATVTGIFGAYALFGPWGNKMKANSHDLIKERIVIMQAITSIAEGANPRDLEAKLFNYLGHDEPRISQFDK; encoded by the coding sequence ATGGATTTATCAACCATACTGGGAATGGTTTTAGCTGTTGTTAGTATTTCTGTTGGGGATATTTTAGAAGGGGGAAACCCTTTACATGTTATACATCTTAGTTCGTTTTTGATTGTGATGCCAACGGCAGCTTTTTGTGCGATGACTTCTACGCATAAACATATTGTAAAAGGTGCTTATAAGGAATTAAAAGTTGTTTTTAAAGGTTCAGGGGTTAATTTAAGTCAGAGGATAGCTGAGCTTGTGGAATATTCTACCATAGCAAGAAGAGATGGGCTTTTAGCATTGGAATCAAAAACCAATGAAGTCGATAATGAATTTTTAAAAGATGCTATGATGATGATGGTTGATGGAAAAAGTATTGATGAAATCAAAGAAAATATGGAAATTCAAATAGAAGAAATGGAAGAATACTATAAAGAATGCGCAGAGTATTGGATCCGTTTTGGTGAAACTTGTCCTACTATGGGTCTTGTTGGAGCGGTGTTTGGTCTTATGCTAGCACTTACTTTGCTTGATGATCCTCAAGCAATGGCTATGGGTATTTCAGGTGCATTTACAGCAACCGTTACGGGTATTTTTGGAGCTTATGCTTTATTTGGTCCTTGGGGTAATAAAATGAAAGCAAATTCTCATGATTTAATCAAAGAAAGAATAGTTATCATGCAAGCTATCACAAGTATAGCTGAGGGTGCTAATCCTAGAGATTTAGAAGCTAAGTTGTTTAACTATTTAGGTCATGATGAGCCAAGAATTTCACAATTTGATAAATAA
- a CDS encoding peroxiredoxin, producing MIVTKKAIDFTAPAVLGNNQIVEDFNLYKNIGPKGAVVFFYPKDFTFVCPSEIIAFDKRYQDFKDRGIEVIGVSCDNEFSHFAWKNMPVNQGGIGQVKFPLVADLTKQIARNFDVLFGEAVALRGSFLLDADGTIRHAVINDLPLGRNIDEMIRMVDTMLFTNEHGEVCPAGWNKGDEGMKADPKGVADYLSKNEGKL from the coding sequence ATGATAGTTACTAAAAAAGCTATAGATTTTACAGCACCAGCTGTATTAGGTAATAATCAAATAGTTGAAGATTTTAATCTTTATAAAAACATTGGTCCAAAAGGTGCGGTAGTATTTTTCTATCCAAAAGATTTTACTTTTGTTTGTCCATCTGAAATTATTGCTTTTGATAAAAGATACCAAGATTTTAAAGATAGAGGTATAGAAGTAATTGGTGTTTCTTGCGATAATGAATTTTCACATTTTGCATGGAAAAATATGCCAGTAAATCAAGGTGGTATAGGTCAAGTGAAATTTCCTTTAGTTGCAGATTTAACAAAACAAATTGCTAGAAATTTTGATGTATTATTTGGTGAAGCAGTAGCTCTAAGAGGCTCATTCTTATTAGATGCTGATGGAACTATTCGTCATGCGGTTATAAATGATTTACCTCTTGGAAGAAATATTGATGAAATGATTAGAATGGTAGATACAATGTTGTTTACAAATGAACATGGAGAGGTATGCCCTGCAGGATGGAATAAAGGCGATGAAGGTATGAAAGCTGATCCTAAAGGTGTTGCTGACTATCTAAGCAAAAATGAAGGAAAACTATAA
- the rpmF gene encoding 50S ribosomal protein L32, translated as MAVPKRRVSKTRAAKRRTHYKVTLPMPIKDKDGSYKMPHRVNPVTKEY; from the coding sequence ATGGCAGTACCTAAGAGAAGAGTGAGTAAAACTCGTGCAGCAAAACGCAGAACTCACTATAAAGTTACACTACCTATGCCTATCAAAGATAAAGATGGTAGTTATAAAATGCCTCATCGTGTAAATCCAGTTACTAAGGAATACTAA
- the flhB gene encoding flagellar biosynthesis protein FlhB, which translates to MAADDQEKTEEPTSKKIEDARQEGNVPKSQDASAVAVLIIAVVVVLFTMPFMGERISGLYLFYQSFIGIELDLKILQKIIIKTMIEMFIMIMPITLTIMVAGVLGNLMQFGFIFTTKPITPNFNKINPINGLKNLFSLKKIIEAVKIILKVGVVFGIAFVFLLQFMQELPRVELYTIYPQLLWLRDKAIILAVVVIIAFLIIGFLDILLVRYQYFKNLRMSKQEIKDEYKQTEGDPLIKGRIRRLQMEAARRRMIQDVASADVVITNPTHYAVALRYDSSKESAPKVLAKGVDFLALRIKDMAYEYNVMIYENPPLARELYKSCEVNDLIPPELFKAVAEVLSFVYTSNRQKFADRLK; encoded by the coding sequence ATGGCAGCTGATGATCAAGAAAAAACAGAAGAACCCACATCCAAGAAAATTGAAGATGCTCGTCAAGAAGGAAATGTCCCAAAAAGTCAAGATGCTTCAGCTGTAGCTGTGCTAATTATAGCAGTAGTTGTTGTTTTATTTACCATGCCGTTTATGGGTGAGCGCATAAGTGGCTTGTATTTATTTTATCAAAGTTTTATAGGCATTGAGTTAGATTTAAAAATTTTGCAAAAAATTATCATTAAAACTATGATAGAAATGTTTATTATGATTATGCCTATAACTTTAACTATTATGGTAGCTGGTGTGCTTGGAAATTTAATGCAATTTGGTTTTATATTTACCACTAAACCTATAACTCCAAATTTTAATAAAATTAATCCTATTAATGGACTTAAAAATTTATTTTCTTTAAAAAAAATCATAGAAGCTGTAAAAATTATATTAAAAGTGGGTGTTGTATTTGGTATAGCTTTTGTTTTTTTGCTTCAATTTATGCAAGAATTACCTAGAGTGGAACTTTATACAATTTATCCGCAACTTTTATGGCTTAGAGACAAGGCTATTATTTTAGCTGTTGTTGTGATAATTGCATTTTTGATTATAGGATTTTTGGATATTTTATTGGTTAGATATCAGTATTTTAAAAATTTGCGTATGAGTAAGCAAGAAATCAAAGATGAATACAAACAAACCGAAGGAGATCCTTTGATTAAAGGACGAATTCGTCGTTTGCAAATGGAAGCAGCTAGAAGAAGAATGATACAAGATGTCGCAAGTGCTGATGTGGTCATTACCAATCCTACTCATTATGCTGTGGCTTTGCGTTATGATAGTTCTAAAGAATCAGCACCAAAAGTTTTAGCTAAAGGAGTGGATTTTTTAGCGTTGCGTATTAAAGATATGGCTTATGAGTATAATGTTATGATTTATGAAAATCCACCTTTGGCAAGAGAGCTTTATAAATCTTGTGAAGTAAATGATCTTATACCGCCTGAACTTTTTAAAGCTGTGGCTGAAGTATTGAGTTTTGTTTATACTTCTAATAGACAAAAATTTGCAGATAGATTAAAATAA
- the hisH gene encoding imidazole glycerol phosphate synthase subunit HisH, whose amino-acid sequence MHFKMIGVIDYNLGNLRSIIKAFEALNQNVFIVKNENDVKKSSKLVLPGVGSFYQGMQNLKILHLDEVLKEEILVNKKPILGICLGMQLFCKYGREGGGSQGLSFIDGEVLQFDLKKEKILHSGWDNIYYKNESKIFKDIKENSDFYFVHSYFVECFENIQTSMCDYEISFCASFEKENIYAVQFHPEKSQNVGLKLLENFANL is encoded by the coding sequence ATACATTTTAAGATGATTGGTGTAATTGATTATAATTTAGGAAATTTAAGATCTATTATTAAAGCTTTTGAAGCGCTTAATCAAAATGTTTTTATAGTAAAAAACGAAAATGATGTTAAAAAATCTTCTAAGCTTGTATTGCCTGGGGTTGGATCTTTTTACCAAGGAATGCAAAATTTAAAAATTTTGCATTTAGATGAAGTTTTAAAAGAAGAAATTTTAGTCAATAAAAAGCCTATTTTAGGAATTTGTCTTGGTATGCAACTTTTTTGTAAATATGGTCGCGAAGGTGGTGGTAGCCAAGGATTAAGCTTTATTGATGGTGAAGTTTTGCAGTTTGATTTAAAAAAAGAAAAAATACTTCATAGTGGATGGGATAATATTTATTATAAAAATGAAAGTAAAATTTTTAAAGATATAAAAGAAAATAGTGATTTTTACTTTGTGCATTCTTATTTTGTTGAATGTTTTGAAAATATACAAACTTCTATGTGTGATTATGAAATATCTTTTTGTGCTTCTTTTGAAAAAGAAAATATATATGCTGTGCAATTTCACCCTGAAAAAAGTCAAAATGTAGGCTTAAAGCTTTTAGAAAATTTTGCAAATTTGTAG
- the pseA gene encoding pseudaminic acid biosynthesis protein PseA, giving the protein MKFCKKCVMPDTKPDLHFDENGICDACNSQVDKDKNINWQEREKEFLELVKKYKTHPVYDCVIGVSGGKDSTFQVIKCLELGLNPLCVCFEPSIPTKIGRKNLKNLNKLGVDLIHIKPNPKIYKTLAREAFERTGDNEWQNHLGIFTSVPKIAVNFNIPLIIWGESPQIEYGGPASSKTENTLGRKWLEEFGGLLGNRISDMIGVNGISQKDVYFYTYPSDEELQKVGVTGLFLGYYFKWDYKNNLKISKENGFKTSTKPVETTYENFENLDCYSNHLHDYLKYCKYGFGRATDNACLDIRLGYINREEGVRLVQKYDGKPPKKAIKKYLKFSGFSKEEFEKIVDSFTNKKIFKRDENGKFLRDCDGSLIKNEEYILR; this is encoded by the coding sequence ATGAAATTTTGTAAAAAATGCGTTATGCCAGATACCAAACCTGATTTACATTTTGATGAAAATGGAATTTGTGATGCTTGCAATTCACAAGTTGATAAAGATAAAAATATAAATTGGCAAGAGCGAGAAAAAGAATTTTTAGAACTTGTTAAAAAATACAAAACTCATCCTGTTTATGATTGTGTTATAGGAGTTAGTGGCGGGAAAGATTCTACTTTTCAAGTTATAAAATGTTTAGAACTTGGACTTAATCCGCTTTGTGTTTGTTTTGAACCAAGTATTCCTACAAAAATAGGTCGCAAAAATCTAAAAAATTTAAATAAACTAGGAGTAGATCTTATACATATTAAACCAAATCCAAAAATTTACAAAACTCTTGCAAGAGAAGCTTTTGAAAGAACTGGCGATAACGAATGGCAAAACCATTTGGGTATTTTTACAAGTGTTCCAAAAATAGCTGTAAATTTTAATATACCATTAATCATATGGGGAGAAAGTCCTCAAATAGAATACGGCGGCCCTGCTAGCTCAAAAACAGAAAATACACTTGGTAGAAAATGGCTTGAAGAATTTGGAGGATTATTAGGTAATAGAATCTCTGATATGATAGGAGTTAATGGCATAAGCCAAAAAGATGTGTATTTTTATACTTATCCAAGTGATGAAGAATTGCAAAAAGTAGGAGTAACTGGTTTATTTTTGGGATATTATTTTAAATGGGATTATAAAAATAATCTTAAAATTTCAAAAGAAAATGGTTTTAAAACAAGCACAAAACCAGTTGAAACTACTTATGAAAATTTTGAAAATTTAGATTGTTATTCTAATCATTTACATGATTATTTAAAATACTGCAAATACGGCTTTGGAAGAGCTACTGATAATGCATGCTTAGATATAAGACTTGGTTATATAAACCGCGAAGAAGGTGTGCGTTTGGTGCAAAAATATGATGGAAAACCTCCAAAAAAAGCTATAAAAAAATACTTAAAATTTAGTGGTTTTAGTAAAGAAGAATTTGAAAAAATAGTAGATAGTTTCACAAATAAAAAAATTTTTAAACGCGATGAAAATGGTAAATTTTTAAGAGATTGCGATGGATCTTTAATAAAAAATGAAGAATACATTTTAAGATGA
- a CDS encoding beta-ketoacyl-ACP synthase III → MKQNKASLISIASYVPEKILSNFDLEKMVQTTDEWILRRTGIKERRIASDDENTSDLGTKAAIKAIQRANLTPKDIDAIIVATLSPDYFTMPSTACKIASNLGLKNITAFDISAACSGFIYLLELAKSLVESGAKKNVLIIGAEKISSIIDYTDRSICVLFGDGAGAGVVSLDENFPIIDVHTASDGEFGDLLMTQRSQKSSICSALSMQMKGNEVFKVAVNTLSNDVIEILSKNHISHSEIDLFIPHQANLRIIKAVQEKLNFSDEQCMLTVHKYGNTSAASIPMAMNDAYEEGRLKKGSLILLDAFGGGFTWGSALLKFGG, encoded by the coding sequence ATGAAACAAAATAAAGCCTCATTAATCAGTATAGCTTCATATGTACCAGAAAAAATTTTAAGTAATTTTGACTTAGAAAAAATGGTGCAAACAACTGATGAGTGGATTCTTAGAAGAACTGGTATAAAAGAAAGACGCATAGCAAGTGATGATGAAAATACTAGCGATTTAGGAACAAAGGCTGCTATAAAAGCTATACAAAGAGCAAATTTAACTCCTAAAGATATAGATGCTATTATTGTTGCGACCTTAAGTCCTGATTATTTTACTATGCCTTCTACTGCATGTAAAATCGCTTCTAATTTGGGTTTAAAAAATATTACAGCATTTGATATTTCTGCAGCATGCTCTGGTTTTATTTATTTGCTTGAACTTGCTAAATCTTTAGTAGAAAGTGGCGCTAAAAAAAATGTTTTGATAATAGGTGCTGAAAAAATTAGCTCAATTATTGATTATACCGATAGAAGTATTTGTGTTTTATTTGGTGATGGAGCTGGTGCTGGAGTGGTTTCTTTGGATGAAAATTTTCCTATTATCGATGTGCATACTGCAAGCGATGGAGAATTTGGGGATTTGCTAATGACTCAAAGATCTCAAAAAAGCAGTATATGCTCTGCTTTATCCATGCAAATGAAAGGTAATGAAGTTTTTAAAGTAGCTGTAAATACTTTAAGCAATGATGTGATTGAAATTTTATCTAAAAACCATATTTCACATAGTGAAATAGATTTATTTATACCACATCAAGCAAATTTAAGAATTATTAAAGCAGTACAAGAAAAGTTAAATTTTAGTGATGAGCAATGCATGCTTACAGTTCATAAATATGGCAATACTTCAGCCGCATCCATACCTATGGCTATGAATGATGCTTATGAAGAAGGTAGATTAAAAAAAGGTTCATTGATTTTGCTTGATGCCTTTGGCGGTGGATTTACTTGGGGTTCTGCTTTACTTAAATTTGGTGGTTAA
- a CDS encoding ferredoxin, 4Fe-4S, whose product MAVKITDICISCGSCIDECPVSAIVDDANNPEGEDRYYVYADKCVECVSYNDQPACASACPTDGCIVWSDIANGQPSRDNIGSDLRDGSTPVFA is encoded by the coding sequence ATGGCGGTTAAAATTACTGATATTTGCATATCATGCGGATCCTGTATAGATGAGTGTCCAGTTAGCGCTATAGTTGATGATGCAAACAATCCAGAAGGTGAAGATAGATACTATGTATATGCTGATAAATGTGTTGAATGCGTAAGCTATAATGATCAACCAGCCTGTGCAAGTGCATGTCCAACTGATGGATGTATCGTTTGGAGTGATATTGCAAATGGACAACCAAGTCGCGATAATATCGGAAGCGATTTAAGAGATGGATCAACTCCTGTATTTGCTTAA
- the ndk gene encoding nucleoside-diphosphate kinase: protein MEKTLSIIKPDAVKKGVIGQILTRFENNGLRIAATKKIQLSQKEAEEFYAIHKERSFFKDLVEFMISGPVVVSVLEGENAVLKNRELMGATNPKEAAPGTIRADFAENIDANAVHGSDSLENAKIEIEFFFSKTEIL, encoded by the coding sequence TTGGAAAAAACACTTTCTATTATCAAACCTGATGCAGTAAAAAAAGGTGTTATTGGTCAAATTCTAACTCGTTTTGAAAATAATGGTTTAAGAATAGCTGCAACTAAAAAAATTCAACTTTCTCAAAAAGAAGCTGAAGAATTTTATGCTATTCATAAAGAAAGGTCTTTTTTTAAAGATTTAGTAGAATTTATGATTAGTGGGCCAGTTGTTGTTTCTGTTTTAGAAGGCGAAAATGCTGTTTTAAAAAATAGAGAACTAATGGGTGCTACAAATCCAAAAGAAGCAGCTCCTGGTACTATTAGAGCTGATTTTGCAGAAAATATTGACGCAAATGCAGTTCATGGAAGTGATAGTTTAGAAAATGCTAAAATTGAAATAGAATTTTTCTTTTCAAAAACTGAAATTTTATAA
- the motB gene encoding flagellar motor protein MotB: protein MGKKKKCPECPAGEKWAVPYADFLSLLLALFIALWAISESNPSKTEALKTEFVKIFEFTASNPVQKESDTHHKYSSPANANVDELEKLKKLSITQQESIEKLKAALDQRENNIILNLPARVEFSRASVEIDSADVQDFLKRIAEVIKKMPSQAQVELRGYTDNSDKDPKRNFDLASKRSQVVADYLISRGVNANQLIVVSFGDNHPIMQDKEDEKNNRVEFYIRVDSSDVKARKSILDQIERLK from the coding sequence ATGGGTAAGAAAAAGAAGTGTCCAGAGTGTCCAGCTGGAGAAAAATGGGCTGTTCCTTATGCAGACTTTTTAAGTTTGCTTTTGGCTCTTTTTATTGCTTTGTGGGCGATTTCTGAAAGCAATCCATCAAAAACAGAAGCATTAAAAACAGAGTTTGTTAAAATTTTTGAATTTACCGCTTCAAATCCAGTGCAAAAAGAAAGTGATACGCATCACAAATATAGCTCTCCAGCTAATGCAAATGTTGATGAGTTAGAAAAACTTAAAAAATTAAGTATCACTCAACAAGAAAGTATAGAAAAGTTAAAAGCAGCACTAGATCAAAGAGAAAATAACATTATTTTAAATTTGCCTGCAAGAGTTGAATTTTCTAGAGCTAGTGTTGAGATAGACTCTGCTGATGTGCAAGATTTTTTAAAGCGTATAGCAGAAGTTATCAAAAAAATGCCTTCTCAAGCTCAAGTAGAATTAAGAGGATATACTGATAATAGTGACAAAGATCCTAAACGAAATTTTGATCTTGCAAGTAAAAGATCTCAAGTTGTTGCTGATTATTTAATTAGCAGGGGTGTTAATGCAAATCAACTTATAGTAGTGAGTTTTGGCGATAATCATCCAATAATGCAAGATAAAGAAGATGAGAAAAACAATAGAGTAGAATTTTATATTAGAGTAGATTCTTCAGATGTCAAAGCAAGAAAATCTATATTAGATCAAATAGAGAGGTTAAAATAA
- a CDS encoding sulfite exporter TauE/SafE family protein — protein MDLFFLPYLIIGIFSGMASGIFGIGGGMIIVPFMLSLGLSSHHAIAISVVQMIFASVFGSYLNYKKKNLILKDGLLIGLGGFIGAIFSGILLTYFSDITLTSVFLCVSIIFFLKFAFNQKSNIKDVNHSKILKNLILVICGIFTGIFAISLGIGGGLLITPILAYFLGYDTKKVVPLSLFFVIFASISGVSSFVYNDIIDKEILQIGILVGTSSMFGVFLGIKIIEKINLKYHRIALLSVYMLSISMTIISLLKKLNLF, from the coding sequence ATGGATTTATTTTTTTTACCTTATTTAATCATAGGAATTTTTTCTGGAATGGCTTCTGGAATTTTTGGTATAGGTGGTGGAATGATCATAGTACCATTTATGCTCTCACTTGGACTTAGCTCCCATCATGCAATAGCAATTTCAGTAGTTCAAATGATTTTTGCGTCTGTATTTGGATCTTATTTAAATTATAAAAAGAAAAATTTAATCTTAAAAGATGGCTTGTTGATAGGACTTGGTGGTTTTATAGGAGCTATATTTAGTGGGATTTTGCTAACTTATTTTTCAGATATTACTCTAACAAGCGTTTTTTTATGCGTAAGCATTATCTTTTTTTTAAAATTTGCATTCAATCAAAAAAGCAATATTAAAGATGTAAATCATTCTAAAATTTTAAAAAATTTGATCTTAGTTATATGTGGCATTTTTACAGGAATTTTTGCTATATCATTAGGTATTGGTGGTGGATTGCTAATTACTCCAATATTGGCTTATTTTTTAGGTTATGACACTAAAAAAGTAGTTCCATTAAGCTTGTTTTTTGTGATTTTTGCTTCTATTTCTGGAGTTAGCTCTTTTGTTTATAATGATATTATTGATAAAGAAATATTACAAATTGGAATTTTGGTAGGCACTAGCTCTATGTTTGGAGTATTTTTAGGTATTAAAATCATAGAAAAAATTAATCTTAAATACCATCGCATTGCGCTTTTAAGCGTTTATATGCTTTCTATAAGCATGACTATAATTAGTTTATTAAAAAAGCTAAATTTATTTTAA
- the plsX gene encoding phosphate acyltransferase PlsX: MTSIAIDAMGGDFGEKPIIEGVIQALREKEFNAILVGDPKKLKALIPQDLNQFIDYEEAYDVFAMDENSTEALKRKDSTIYKAIELVKNQKAQAVVSAGHSGATMSLATLRLGRLANIARPAIATLMPNIHSRTLVLDVGANVDCKSEHLFQFAIMGEAYAKEILNIKKPRIALLSNGEEECKGNELTKETHQLLKQLPNFIGNAEGKDIFNGSIDVLVCDGFNGNILLKTGEGVASVITKLLKQEIQKSFFAKLGYLLAKPAFKELKTHIDYEEYGGAPLLGVKECVIISHGKSGPKAIKNAIFQALNFSQSNINSTIEKELCNYETK, encoded by the coding sequence ATGACAAGCATTGCTATTGATGCAATGGGCGGAGATTTTGGAGAAAAACCTATCATAGAAGGCGTTATACAAGCTTTAAGAGAAAAAGAATTTAATGCTATCTTGGTAGGTGATCCCAAAAAACTTAAGGCCTTAATCCCTCAAGATTTAAATCAATTTATAGATTATGAAGAAGCTTACGATGTTTTTGCTATGGATGAAAATTCCACCGAGGCACTAAAAAGAAAAGATAGCACTATATACAAAGCTATAGAACTTGTAAAAAATCAAAAAGCTCAAGCTGTAGTTTCTGCTGGACATAGTGGTGCTACTATGAGTTTAGCCACTTTAAGACTTGGAAGATTAGCCAATATTGCTAGACCTGCAATTGCTACACTAATGCCAAATATTCATTCAAGAACTCTTGTTTTGGATGTAGGGGCTAATGTAGATTGTAAAAGTGAACATTTATTTCAGTTTGCAATCATGGGTGAAGCTTATGCAAAAGAAATTTTAAATATTAAAAAACCAAGAATTGCACTTCTTTCAAACGGAGAAGAAGAATGCAAAGGAAATGAGCTTACAAAAGAAACCCATCAGCTTTTAAAGCAACTTCCAAATTTTATAGGCAATGCTGAAGGAAAAGATATTTTTAATGGTAGCATAGATGTGCTAGTATGTGATGGTTTTAATGGTAATATATTATTAAAAACCGGAGAAGGCGTTGCAAGTGTTATTACAAAATTATTAAAACAAGAAATTCAAAAATCTTTCTTTGCAAAATTAGGTTATCTTTTAGCAAAACCTGCATTTAAAGAATTAAAAACTCATATAGATTATGAAGAATACGGCGGTGCTCCTTTACTTGGTGTAAAAGAATGTGTCATCATAAGTCATGGAAAAAGTGGACCAAAAGCTATTAAAAATGCTATTTTTCAAGCTTTAAATTTTAGTCAGTCTAATATAAACTCTACAATAGAAAAAGAACTTTGCAATTATGAAACAAAATAA